Genomic segment of Anguilla rostrata isolate EN2019 chromosome 13, ASM1855537v3, whole genome shotgun sequence:
agcctgaAATGCAGTACTCTGTGTATGATCTGAAATGGTTATAGCTTTACTGGAAGCAATAAATAATTTGCTGAAACAAGTATTAGGTGGTATCAGAAGGTGACTGAGGCAAGTAGGATGTCTGTATGagaattacaaaataattccTCCCCCAGCACCTGTGCATGGTCACCTCATCCTCTTCAGAGAGCAGAGCACGTCACAAAAGAGCCTGGATCATTGACTCATTCACCATTGAAGAAGAAAACCCTGGGCCTTTCCCATATCGGCTAGGAAAAGTAAGGATAAGGAACAGTGCATAAATACCTTAAATATCATTCATTATATTGTTGtgaagaataaaatattttgtgtgaatttatagtacatgcacatgcagtatGTGCACGCAGACTCTCGCTCATCtgatcccacaatgcatctcagGTCCATGTCGATCGAGATTACCGTGTGAAGTTCATACTCCTCGGAGATGGTGTTGATGAAGAGCCCGTCGGGATACTTCAAATAGATGAAAATACTGGATTTATCTCTGTTTTGGGAAAAGttgattttgaaaaacataGAGTCTTGAAGGtaagaaaaaagtattaaagCTTCACAAGCTGTACATTCTCTCCCACTAATAACAAATGGTTACTTGTTGGCTCCTGGAATATCCCTGAATGGATATAATATAATGCTTAAATGCACCCCAACCCCGGTGATGCAATATCGACTGCTTCCAAGTTATAGTCTGACTTGGGCCAGATTCAAACCTAGACCATAAGTCCTACCATTAATGTCATGCTGTGCCCTGTGAATCAAgatttaaaatgccaatttacTTTCAAATGAATCAGGATTTTTCTCTCTAACAATTAGTAAGACGCATTATGTTTTCAAGTGGCAGAAAAGTTTGTCAGCTCAGAGGATGTCATGAAAATAACGTGCTGCTCTCCTGAAATGTGCGTGCAGCTGAAATTCGAAGCCAGAAATGCGTCTAATGAGGAACTAGACACAAGGCTGGGAGTGGAGATCTCCATACTGGACATAAATGACCAAGTACCTACATTTCAGAAACAAGTGTATGAAGTTACGATTGATGAATCACAACAACAGGGTAAGTGATAATGGTAAAAATCAACATCAAATGTTTGTAATTTTTAGgggttaaatttttttttaattgtaatagGAATACACTTTATATCATGAGTAATACAGCCTTCAAAATGATACACAACACCTTCATGATTTTATTCTGTATTCATATTTTAGAAAGCATTCGTGGCCAAACATGCATGTGGCATTTTTCTGCATGCTAGCTGTCAAAATGCatagaattttaaataaattatttaagaaGTTGTACACCATCATCATAACAAATTTATTAGGTTGTGTTAAATATGAAGTGTATCTGTACATTGCTACAGTATGAAAAATTGACCATAGCTTATTGAAATTATGATGGATTACAACGTATATGCATGTTGTGCTAACACAGTCTTTCTCTAATCTGCACACAGGGACAGGTGTACTTACAGTGATGGCCACAGATTTCGACAGACCAGGCACCTTAAATGCAACAGTTGAATACAAAATCTTATCTGTGACCCCCATCACATCTAATGCTGAATTCTTTATTGAAGAGACTGGCAGAATCTCTTTCAAGGGATGTCTGGACTATGAGGTGAGGAATAGAACTGGTACTGCTAGGAAGCAGTTGAACATCTTTTGTCAATGGGAATTGCCTTTGTTTTCAAACCTTTTGAAAATGCTGAGAATTCTGGTCTTTGCTTATGCAAATGTAAACAATGCACTTGCACGGGCTGTGAAACTGTAGTATATGCATAAACTGaccattccattacatttattttcagattctTTTGTCCAAAGTGACGCACAAAAATGCATCACTCACtggctctgtactgcagcattACACAACCTTGAAGAATATTAGAATTtgctttagccaatcagaagtgaaatACTAGTGAGCATGTTCTTTTAGTAGTCTCTGCTGTGTGCGCGTTGGttctaaaatgttttgtaaagcCCTGGAAAGGGGCTATGCtcatttcataatgaaattGGCAGGACATCTGTTCCTAGCTTGATTGTAGCAGTCTTAAAATCAAATCCCTTCTTACTTGCCTCAAAGTGATCTATCTGGAAAGGTATCAttcaaataaaagtgaaaatcgTATCTGAATCCGAATCTGAATTGATTTGAAACACTATTTACAAATTGACGAGTACCACGGAGTGATCTTTTAACTTTGATCTTCCCCTAGTTGTGGCAGatataataacaaataacagTAACCACCGTGCCTTTCACCAAAACCTCACCTTCAAAAAACCTCAGAATTCAATCTAGTTGCTGTGTACTTTCATCTAAACACATATagcctagtttttttttccattttttaaatcagtgtttaATTCTCTATTTTCACTTTTCCCTACTTTTCACTTTTTGCAAAGTAGCCGGCCGGTCATATTTGCCGTGGCTATAATGAACAGTAAACTTTCAGGCAAGTTGACTGTCATACCTAAAGGCAACAAATTCCATTTTACAAGCCCATTGTTACAAAATGGAAGCTGAATAAGATGCAGCACTTTTGGTATTAAAGCCCTTGGTTCATTTATCTTACCTTTGAGGCTCTTTGCTCTTTTGATGTAAACCATTTCATAATGTGTGATTGaatctatttttatattcagaaaGCCAATAAATACACCATTGTGGTTGAGGCAAAGGATCGTGGAGAGAAGGTTCAACTCTCAAGCTCAAGCACTGTCATCGTTAATGTTCTGGACAAAAACAACTACTTGCCTGTCTTCAATGGTGTCACAGTAAGCCTTTTGTAATGCAGTCCAGTTATGCATCTCTACTAGAAATATCATATTGCATTATACATTGTTAAAATGCGTTcgtttatgatttaaaaaaaagtgttagaGAATATATTAAGTATAACACTTGCACTGAATTTTTCTATAACATGTAGACTCTCCAATAGAATAACGATAATATAAAGCATATCATTGTGATTATACTTTACTTTACAATACATTTGCAGACCTGAACCTAATCAACATTGGTGTTTACAgtttattcaaaattaaatgcaaGGATTACTTTTTGCCTTCACCAACACCATTTAGTGCAGGGTTtcctaaactttttttctgatgcGATTCCAAATATATATTCACAAAGTTACGTGTCCCCAGCACCCCACCCATACAAGCCTGGTGCCTAACAATGGCGTTTAGCCGTGACTATATTGGCAATATACCACAACCTCTCGTGCCTAATTTTTTAGTTCAGCTGTTGTGATGTTCATCAGATAGCCcacattcacatattttaaagagacacaaaatcacaaaaacattttgccaaAATGTTCATACGACCCCATCCTTGAATCAGGCGACCGTACATGGGGTTGGGACCCACAGTTCGGGAACCCCTGATTTACTCGAAGCTGAGAACAAACGCTGATTAAGGCCATACATTATTCAGGCTGTGTATTAAGAAGCATCAAGAGGACCAGCTAAAAGCACTACTTTGAGCTCCTATAAGGTTTGTTGGCTCACTTTCTGACTGCATATTTCAGGGGTTGGGTCGAGTGAAGGAGAGGGAGTCCGGGATGTCTCCCCTCAGAATACACGTGACAGATAAAGACACAAAGGGTACTGCCGCGTGGAGAGTAAGATACACAATAAAGGGAGACAGGCAAGGGAACTTTGAGATCCAAACTGACCCAGAAACCAATGATGGAATCCTGACAGTCGTAAAGGTAAGGTAGCAGTCATGATCACTATATTGTTTTCATTGCTTGAATTTCAATCTACAGTTTCTGCATGAATGGTTGAGCAATTAACTGGATCTACTACCCAAGCAATGTCATACTTGCACTCAGCTGGAGGCATTATCTCCTCATctgttatgaaatatttttagtttCAATTCAGCCACTGTACTGTTGTTCTGTAAATTGTCTGATGTAAgatacacacatttaaaaaaaaatcatatcacAAAAGGCTTTGACTCAACTCAACACTAATGATAAGCACTGCATTGTATTTGATGTATGGTGCACATGTGAATCATAAGATACACATAAGTATcgcattaatttttttttaaatcatgtttgcAAAAACAAGTCACAAACCTATTTCAACCCACAACCAAAATTTCAAATTACTCTGATAGAGTGTATTTTACTCTGAGTGCATTTTATCCTCTTTGGACTCTTTTGAATATTTTGCTGCATAGCCTCTGGACTATGAGTTGGCCTCAGTGAAACAGCTGTCCATCATTGCGGAGAATGAGGACCCATACTTCTCCTGTGAGCTGAAGAAGAAGACTTCCGGCGCCCTCTGGAAGGTGATTAATATCGATGCCGATCCTGGAAAAGGAAAGGTGCCGGTTTTCGTGTCTTCGAACGTCACCATTCTTGTGGAGGATATCAACGACCCCCCAGAATTTACATTCACCACGCGTGAGGTCGTGGTAGATGAAGATGCATCGATTGGACACTACCTGGAGACATTCACCGCCAGCGACCCCGATGGAAAATCGCCCAATGACTTTGAGTGAGATTATGTTTAAGGATGCCAATTTAGTCATTCGGTCAATCATATTGATAGcaagcaaaatattttgtttgttaaaataaacagcCTGTCTGGTAAATCCTCTCTGCTTTAACATCACAGGTATATAAAAGGTGATGACCCTGGTAACTGGGTGAGTGTGGATCCCAAAACAGGTGCAATTACAACAGTTAATGCACTGGATAGAGAATCACCCTATGTGGTGAATGGCACCTATCTCATTACCTTATATGCCGTTGACAAaggtaatattattattattattattattattattattattattattatactaatAAAGTTCAAAtatgagcattttaaaaatctttactCCAAGGTGTATCTTCTAAGATGTCATTTTCCTGTTAGTTTTAACACCGTAGAACACAATcttagcatgttttttttttttttgggggggttgttGTAATTTACTAGTGCAGTGCGTCTGAACCAAAATCTGCAAATCTGGGCTTCTTTGAAATGTCTGTGTTATATCatcaatttatatataaaatctCCACCACAA
This window contains:
- the cdh27 gene encoding cadherin-like protein 26 isoform X1, with amino-acid sequence MLSCNMKSAIIVLVVTLHLCMVTSSSSESRARHKRAWIIDSFTIEEENPGPFPYRLGKVHVDRDYRVKFILLGDGVDEEPVGILQIDENTGFISVLGKVDFEKHRVLKLKFEARNASNEELDTRLGVEISILDINDQVPTFQKQVYEVTIDESQQQGTGVLTVMATDFDRPGTLNATVEYKILSVTPITSNAEFFIEETGRISFKGCLDYEKANKYTIVVEAKDRGEKVQLSSSSTVIVNVLDKNNYLPVFNGVTGLGRVKERESGMSPLRIHVTDKDTKGTAAWRVRYTIKGDRQGNFEIQTDPETNDGILTVVKPLDYELASVKQLSIIAENEDPYFSCELKKKTSGALWKVINIDADPGKGKVPVFVSSNVTILVEDINDPPEFTFTTREVVVDEDASIGHYLETFTASDPDGKSPNDFEYIKGDDPGNWVSVDPKTGAITTVNALDRESPYVVNGTYLITLYAVDKGEPPMTATATLTLHVTDKNDNLPQLQSNTISMCLSDDATMTNISAYDLDDAPYSGPFRFELVGEDKDKWSLDTNYGTTVNLIKKSTVYAGFYKLQLKVYDQQERFSVQNITVAACDCSISQDCSARAAASKTQINSSAIGIVFAALLLLLGILLLGLLLTCGREKTEFPFSSDTGDVLLSSNIETPGTDCKIPETPQLVKQDQSKTATQAAQGLHGQNGTLIQSSNQQAAISNQQVGAQWYNYRVYESSQGQSYHQHHSNAVYKSLQTSTLSGHHSASSRGGALFLKKEALTSLVSQRLSSIQAFEEELCDYDPKVYTCEEDLVVNPELDSISVDEGSFVPDDLLYLGPRFQTLATICSPTPTQP
- the cdh27 gene encoding cadherin-like protein 26 isoform X2; protein product: MLSCNMKSAIIVLVVTLHLCMVTSSSSESRARHKRAWIIDSFTIEEENPGPFPYRLGKVHVDRDYRVKFILLGDGVDEEPVGILQIDENTGFISVLGKVDFEKHRVLKLKFEARNASNEELDTRLGVEISILDINDQVPTFQKQVYEVTIDESQQQGTGVLTVMATDFDRPGTLNATVEYKILSVTPITSNAEFFIEETGRISFKGCLDYEKANKYTIVVEAKDRGEKVQLSSSSTVIVNVLDKNNYLPVFNGVTGLGRVKERESGMSPLRIHVTDKDTKGTAAWRVRYTIKGDRQGNFEIQTDPETNDGILTVVKPLDYELASVKQLSIIAENEDPYFSCELKKKTSGALWKVINIDADPGKGKVPVFVSSNVTILVEDINDPPEFTFTTREVVVDEDASIGHYLETFTASDPDGKSPNDFEYIKGDDPGNWVSVDPKTGAITTVNALDRESPYVVNGTYLITLYAVDKGEPPMTATATLTLHVTDKNDNLPQLQSNTISMCLSDDATMTNISAYDLDDAPYSGPFRFELVGEDKDKWSLDTNYGTTVNLIKKSTVYAGFYKLQLKVYDQQERFSVQNITVAACDCSISQDCSARAAASKTQINSSAIGIVFAALLLLLGILLLGLLLTCGREKTEFPFSSDTGDVLLSSNIETPGTDCKIPETPQLVKQDQSKTATQAAQGLHGQNGTLIQSSNQQAAISNQQSLQTSTLSGHHSASSRGGALFLKKEALTSLVSQRLSSIQAFEEELCDYDPKVYTCEEDLVVNPELDSISVDEGSFVPDDLLYLGPRFQTLATICSPTPTQP